Proteins encoded together in one Penicillium digitatum chromosome 1, complete sequence window:
- a CDS encoding Mid2-like cell wall stress sensor: MRLSKLSLLIQALLVTAVAAQSAGVSNIASDVTTQTTSSSSSQAPETTSTTSSTSSTTSEKTSTEPTTTAQPTTTTTSSVSSEPTTESTADSTTESATESTTESTAESTTESTIEPTTTAEPSSTLEAIVSSTTFDTQPTASKTKSDSHSTTTSQSTTTTQTPIVKTITSYATRDGSTIANVVTTTSTPAPEASSPSLNGEKSSSSSGLSSSDKKIIIGVVVGVGGAIIIGVLGLVFWRIQKKRNEQYGDEDDLMGGTAVGSGPREKAPSPSGNTPFKNTLDQYHNPGPSSKFKSSKLFFFPLGDFTPNRSIHSRLNTCAFI; encoded by the exons ATGCGTTTATCCAAGCTCTCGCTTCTCATCCAGGCTCTGCTGGTGACTGCGGTCGCAGCCCAGAGTGCTGGTGTCTCCAACATCGCGTCGGATGTCACAACTCAGACCacttcatcatcctcttctcaAGCGCCCGAAACTACATCGACGACTTCGTCAACGTCTTCTACAACATCTGAAAAGACTTCTACCGAACCAACTACCACCGCCCAGCCTACTACCACTACGACTTCTTCCGTCTCCAGCGAGCCTACCACGGAATCTACCGCTGATTCTACCACTGAGTCTGCGACTGAGTCTACCACGGAGTCTACCGCCGAGTCTACCACCGAGTCTACCATTGAGCCTACCACAACAGCAGAGCCTTCCTCCACTCTGGAGGCTATCGTCTCTTCGACCACTTTCGACACTCAGCCCACCGCGTCCAAAACCAAGAGCGATAGCCATAGCACCACTACATCTCAGAGTACCACGACTACCCAGACCCCGATCGTGAAGACTATCACCTCCTACGCGACCAGGGATGGATCCACGATCGCCAACGTGGTGACTACCACCTCCACCCCCGCTCCCGAAGCCAGCTCCCCTTCTCTCAACGGCGAGAAGAGCTCCAGCTCTAGTGGGTTGTCTTCTTCGGACAAGAAGATCATCATCGGTGTTGTGGTGGGTGTCGGTGGTGCCATCATCATCGGTGTTCTGGGCTTGGTCTTCTGGAGAATCCAGAAGAAGCGCAACGAGCAATACGGCGATGAGGACGATCTGATGGGTGGCACCGCTGTGGGCTCCGGTCCTCGCGAGAAGGCTCCCAGCCCATCGGGCAATACCCCCTTCAAGAACACACTAGACCAGTACCACAACCCTGGTCCT TCGTCGAAGTTTAAATCTT CAaaattgttttttttccccctggGTGACTTCACACCCAACCGTTCCATTCATTCTAGATTGAATACCTGCGCATTCATTTGA